CATTTTACAGGAAGCGATGACTTTATTGGGCGTTGAGTCTCTGACAGTGTGTGAGCGATCGCTTCGAGAAGGAGTAATTGTTGACTGGATGCTCACCCACGGCTTAATTGAAGACCGACTGCGCTACCAAAGTTCAGTGCGGCAGCGGAGTGTAATTAAAACTGCTCAGAAATACCAGGTTAATTTAGAACATAGCGATCGCGTGGCAGTATTTGCCCTCACCTTATTCGATCAAACCCAAGGGCTACTCCATCGGTGGGGGTCAGAAGAACGAGAACTACTCTGGGCAGCCGCGATTTTACACAACTGCGGTCACTACATCAGTCATTCTTCACATCATAAACACTCTTATTACTTAATTCGCAATGGTGACTTGCTCGGTTACACCGAAAGCGAGATTGAAATCATTGCTAATTTAGCTCGCTATCACCGCAGAAGCCCTCCCAAGAAAAAGCATGAGAACTACCGCAACTTGCCCAGCAAAGAACATCGACTGATAGTCAACCAGCTGAGTGCTTTACTACGATTGGCTGTAGCCCTCGATCGGCGACAGATTGGTGCGATTGAGCGAGTGCGGTGTGAATACGACATATATAACCAAGAACTACGCTTGTGGCTGCGTGCATCCCAGCCTAATGATGACTGTGCCCTAGAACTGTGGAGTTTGAATTACAAAAAAGGGGTGTTCGAGGCGGAATATGGCGTGAAGTTATCGACGAATCTAGAACCAGCAGTCGTGTCGGTTAGCTAGCTCAAGAAGGGGTTAGGGGATTTTAGATTTTGGATTTTGGATTTTGGATTACACTCTTAGCTTCCCCTGCTGCTCCTGCTTCCCTTGCTCAAGAAAGCTCCCCCTGCTTTGCGGTTCAATCTCCGCGCAGGTTTTGATAGCGGTAGAACGCATAAGTATCAAACAGTGCTCCCACTAGACTACAGGTCATACTGATCACAACCAGCCCTCGGAAAGGATTGCCGTTGCCAAAAGTGGCTAAAAATTGTACAAGCTGCGCCACGATCGCCTGGCCTGTAGTTTGCCAGCCAGGGATGTAACTGAGTACGAATACACCAACCAGTCCCCCGCCAACTAATAACATTGGGGCAACAAAGCTGAAAATAATTGTCAGCAGCAGGGAACGGAGAAAGTTAGGCAAAATGCTCATGAAGCACGCTTTCCGTCAGTCAAGTTGACAAGGGACGTCTAGGGATGTTTGTCACTTTCTACAATAAGAGTGATCGCTCCTCAGCGGTTCAAATTTCAAGAATCTTAAGTTTTTATTAAAAGTTTTGTCTACTACTTCAAAGTGATGTTGCTAGTCTCATAGATACATTAAGGTGAACAAAGTCTTGAAACATTGTTCTTTTCGTCAGTTCAGGGCTTTTAGTTAAACTAGCAACTCCTTCAGCTCAGCGATTAATTCTGAGACTAGCTTTAAATTAGTTAAATATTGACAAAGACATTAGTTTGTAGTGAACACGGACTGCTCCTCAGCGCGGAGCGATCGCTTAGTAAAACATCTCATTGATTCTTTCGTCCAGCCCACTTGAGCAGAGCTTTCAGTGGTAATACGGTCTGTGTTACCACACCCAAGTTATAGAAACCCGTAAACGTACCCTACGTTAACGATCTATCTCGCTTTAAGCTAAATCAGAAAAATTTATTAGCCATCGTGCGTGCTAATGACACAACGCACTCAGGAGTTTAAAGCAATGGTTCATACTGGCATCGCCGTGATGGATACTTGTATCGCCACCTATGATGTACGTCTGGTTGTCCTTTCAATCATCGTTGCGAGTGTTGCCTCTTACACTGCCTTAAATCTGGCTGGGCGAGTCACAGTTGCCCAAGGAAGCGCTCAAAAGTTCTGGCTGGCTGGAGGCGCGATCGCCATGGGAGTGGGAATCTGGTCCATGCACTTTATTGGCATGCTGGCCTATCAATTACCCATACCGATGGCTTATGACATTCCAACAGTACTCGTTTCAATGGTGGCAGGTGTTCTTGCTTCTGGGCTGGCTCTATTCCTAGTTAGCCGCCAGAAACTGACCTGGTTACAGTTGCTGCTGGGAAGCATCTTAATGGGGCTAGGAATTGCAACCATGCACTACATCGGCATGAGCGCTATGCGGGTGGAAGCAATCGCCCAGTACCGCCCAAGCTTGGTAGGACTCTCTATTGCGATCGCGATCTGTGTATCTGGGGTGGCGCTGTGGTTAGCATTCCACCTGCGCGCCGAGACTACAGTAGCTGGGAACGTGCGGAAGATCGGCAGTGCGATCGTCATGGGGCACGCCGTTGCTGGAATGCACTATACAGGAATGGCAGCCGTCAGCTTTCAGGTAACCAACCAAGTAGTAGGGCAAGCCCATAGCATAGATTACTCCTTGCTAGGGGCGACAATTGGCATTACTACTTTAATTATTCTGGCTTTGGCATTACAAGCTGCCTTTGTAGATCGACGCTTGAGTATCCAAACAGAACTAGCAGAAAGTCAGCGCCGACTGACTACCCTCATCAATTCTCTACCAGGCATTGTCTTCTCATGTGGCAAAAACTCCAGTTGGTCGATGACTTATCTGAGTGAAGGTTGCCTGGACTTAACAGGTTATCACAGCGAAGAACTTCTGGGAGGAGCATACAACGCCATCACTCATCCTGAAGATTTGCCCAAAGTTCTACAGACTATTAATGCAGCGGTCGCCAAGCAGCAACTTTACGTCATTGAATATCGCATTCTGGCTAAATCAGGCGAGGAGAAATGGCTATGGGAGAAAGGGAGTGGGGTGTTTGATAGTAACGGTGAGGCGCTTGGACTTGAAGGCTTCATCAGCGATATCACAGAGCGCAAGCGGGCGGAAGCAGCCTTGAATGAAAGCAAAAGGCACCTTCAAGAGCAGAATGCGGTACTGATGGAATTGGCAAGGCGCAAGACGCTCAGCCTTGGAGGAGATCTGAATGCTGCCGTCAGGGAAATTACAGAGGCTGCTACCAACACCTTGGGAATTGAACGAGTGAGTGTGTGGTTATACAACGGCGAGCGCTCGAAGATTCAATGTATCGACCTGTATGAATGGAGCGCAAGCCGTCATTCCCACGGCATTGAACTAGCGGCAGTAGACTACCCTGCTTATTTCCAGGCGTTAAAAGAGGAGCGCACGATCGCGGCGCATGATGCCCATACTGACCCCAGAACCAAAGAATTCTCCCAGTTCTATCTTTCTCCCCTCGGCATTACATCGATGTTGGATGCACCAATTTGGCTGGGTGGTGAGATGGTGGGAGTTGTCTGTCACGAACACGTAGGCTCTGAGCGCGAGTGGACATTGGAGGAACAGAATTTTGCTGGCTCCATAGCAGATTTAGTTTCCCTGGCAATGAAAGGGTGGGAGCGCAAACAGGCGGAAGAGGCACTGCGGGAGAGTGAGAAGAAGTATCGCTCGGTTGTAGACAACGTCAAAGAAGTGATTTTTCAGATGGGTACGGCAGGGGAGTGGCTATTTCTGAATCGTGCCTGGACCGAAATTACTGGATTCTCAGTTGAGGAAAGCATCGGTACGAAGTTTTTAAGTTACGTTTATCCAGATGAGCGTCAGCACACTTTAGACCTGTTTCAACTACTAATTGAACGCCAAAAAGAACACTGCCATCATGAGTTTCGTTGCTTGACCAAAGATGGAAATTGGCGCTGGATTGAGGTTTATGCTCGAGTGACTCTGGATGCTGAAGGTAATGTCATCGGCAGTTCCGGCACACTTAATGACATTACCGAGCGGAAGAAAGTTGATCAGATGAAAAATGAATTTGTCTCCACTGTCAGCCACGAACTGCGAACCCCATTGACATCAATTCTCGGTTCACTCGGTCTAGTTACTAATGGAGTAGCGGGTGAAATTCCCCCATCGGCTAAGGCGCTGCTAGAGATTGCCTATAAAAACAGTGAACGTCTGGTGCGTTTAATTAACGACATCTTGGATATTGAAAAGATTGAATCTGGCAAAATGGCTTTCAATCTCCAACCACTGGAATTAATGCCCTTGGTGGAACAAGCAATCGCAGCTAACCAGGCTTATGGCGAACAGTTTCGGGTGAAATTTGGGATCAAAAATAGCTTAGTAGGCGTTAAGGTCAATGCTGACAGCGATCGCCTAATGCAGGTGCTGACGAATCTGCTGTCTAACGCTGCTAAATTCTCCCCGCCAGATGACACCGTAGTTATTTCAGTTTCCCATCACAATCAAGCAATCCGTGTGGCGATCGCCGATCATGGTTCTGGGATTCCAGAAGAATTCCGCAGCCGGATTTTTCAGAAATTTGCCCAGGCTGACTCCTCAGATACGCGTCAGAAGGGCGGGACTGGCTTGGGCTTAAGTATTTGCAAAGCAATTATGGAAAAACACGAGGGGCAGATTGGTTTTGCCACAGAAACTAACGCGGGTAGCACTTTCTACTTTGATCTGCCCCAATGGCATGAACCAGCAATTGCTGTAGTTGACAATAGCAGCCTGCAACCCCAGTTACCTATCCTGATTTGTGAAGATGACGGCGATATAGCAACTTTGCTCAAGCTCCTGTTAGAGCGAGCTGGTTTTCAGGCTGACATCGCCTACGATGCCGCACAAGCTAAACAACTGCTAGCGCAAAAGCAGTATGCCGCCATGACTCTTGATATTGCCCTGCCAGACGTAGATGGGATTTCACTGCTGCGGGAATTGCGTCAACAAGACAGTACGCGCCAGCTGCCAATCGTGGTGGTTTCTGCCAAGGCTGAACTCGGTCGTCAAGAACTGAATGGTAATGCGATCGCAGTCATCGACTGGCTGAACAAGCCCATCGATCAAACCCGCCTGATCGCAGCAGTCAAAGAGGCTACACAGCAAATCGGCGACAAGCCGCGTATCCTACATGTTGAAGATAATTTTGATGTGCGTCAGGTGGTTGGGGCGATTCTGCAAAACGTTGCCGACATTTGCTATGCCGCGAATCTTCAGGAGGCACAACAGAAACTACAACAGGAAATTTTTGATCTAATTCTGCTCGACTTAGGTTTGCCTGATGGTTCTGGTCTGGAATTGCTACCGCAACTGAACGCCCAATCTGGAGGGCAGCCTACCCCACCAGTAGTAGTTTTCTCAGCCCAAGAAGTTGGTAGAGAAACTGTGCAGGAGGTTGCTGCTGTACTGGTCAAATCTCGAACTTCCAATCAGAAACTACTAGAGACAATCCAAGCATTAACTAAGCATAGTAATAGTTTGTCAACCAAAAATTGAGGGGTAGAGGTAGTAGGTAGTATTCTCCTCATCACCGCGTCACAGCGTCGCCGCGTCACCGCGTCAATCTCAATCCATCATTTTCAATTTGACAGAGTAGTAGCCCGACGTTGGTTGAGTAATCTTTAAAAACTAATCAGCAATAACTGGGAGAAATATAATGGCACCCCCACCTTTAAATCGCATCCTCATGGTAGAAGACGAAGCTGATATTCAGGCAGTGGCAAGACTGGCATTACAGGCGATCGGCGGCTTCACTGTGGAAATTTGCAGTTCCGGGAGCGAAGCGATTGAAAAAGCACCGACTTTTGCCTCAGAACTGCTCTTACTTGATGTCATGATGCCGGGTATGAACGGTCCCAGCACGCTTAAAGCACTACGCGATCTGCCGCAAACTGCTGCCACGCCCGCCATCTTCATGACTGCAAAAGTTCAACCATCTGAAATCACACAGTATAAAGCAATGGGTGCTTTAGATGTGATTGCCAAACCATTTGACCCCATGACCCTTTCTGCAACCATCAATACCATCTGGGCACAATATCATGGTTATTTCATCTAGTCCGGTACAAGAACAACTGAATGTCCTGCGCCAGGGATATGCACAAAAGTTGCCGGAAAAAGTCCGTGAAATTGAAGTAGTCTGGAAACTCTTACTCGAACAGTGGAATCAAGACGCTCTCAAAACCCTGCACCGCTTGACTCACAATCTGAATGGCACTAGTGCTACCTTTGGCTTTGCCGCTGTAAGGAATTTGGCATCCACGCTGGAAACCTTGTTAAAATCTATTACTGAAAGCGGTATTCAACTAACAACTGAACAGCGAGTACAAATCGATGCATCTCTAGATGCGTTGAAACAAGCTGCTATTGCATCCTATCAGAGTGCCCAATCCGGTAAGCTGGTTGAATTCCCAAACGCTAGGTATTCATCCCTACAGGCAAAAGACAATAAGCTGGTCTTTCTAGTTGAAGATGATACGATGCTGGCGCAAAATCTAGCTGTGCAGATCGGGCAGAGGGGATATAGCGTTCGTACTTTCCTGCGCCTGAATGAGCTGAAGCAAGCTGTGCTAGAAACGCCGCCGGCAGCGATTATTACAGATATGATCCTTCCTGAAGGGAGCCTGGCAGGAGCCAATT
This window of the Chroococcidiopsis sp. CCMEE 29 genome carries:
- a CDS encoding MHYT domain-containing protein codes for the protein MTQRTQEFKAMVHTGIAVMDTCIATYDVRLVVLSIIVASVASYTALNLAGRVTVAQGSAQKFWLAGGAIAMGVGIWSMHFIGMLAYQLPIPMAYDIPTVLVSMVAGVLASGLALFLVSRQKLTWLQLLLGSILMGLGIATMHYIGMSAMRVEAIAQYRPSLVGLSIAIAICVSGVALWLAFHLRAETTVAGNVRKIGSAIVMGHAVAGMHYTGMAAVSFQVTNQVVGQAHSIDYSLLGATIGITTLIILALALQAAFVDRRLSIQTELAESQRRLTTLINSLPGIVFSCGKNSSWSMTYLSEGCLDLTGYHSEELLGGAYNAITHPEDLPKVLQTINAAVAKQQLYVIEYRILAKSGEEKWLWEKGSGVFDSNGEALGLEGFISDITERKRAEAALNESKRHLQEQNAVLMELARRKTLSLGGDLNAAVREITEAATNTLGIERVSVWLYNGERSKIQCIDLYEWSASRHSHGIELAAVDYPAYFQALKEERTIAAHDAHTDPRTKEFSQFYLSPLGITSMLDAPIWLGGEMVGVVCHEHVGSEREWTLEEQNFAGSIADLVSLAMKGWERKQAEEALRESEKKYRSVVDNVKEVIFQMGTAGEWLFLNRAWTEITGFSVEESIGTKFLSYVYPDERQHTLDLFQLLIERQKEHCHHEFRCLTKDGNWRWIEVYARVTLDAEGNVIGSSGTLNDITERKKVDQMKNEFVSTVSHELRTPLTSILGSLGLVTNGVAGEIPPSAKALLEIAYKNSERLVRLINDILDIEKIESGKMAFNLQPLELMPLVEQAIAANQAYGEQFRVKFGIKNSLVGVKVNADSDRLMQVLTNLLSNAAKFSPPDDTVVISVSHHNQAIRVAIADHGSGIPEEFRSRIFQKFAQADSSDTRQKGGTGLGLSICKAIMEKHEGQIGFATETNAGSTFYFDLPQWHEPAIAVVDNSSLQPQLPILICEDDGDIATLLKLLLERAGFQADIAYDAAQAKQLLAQKQYAAMTLDIALPDVDGISLLRELRQQDSTRQLPIVVVSAKAELGRQELNGNAIAVIDWLNKPIDQTRLIAAVKEATQQIGDKPRILHVEDNFDVRQVVGAILQNVADICYAANLQEAQQKLQQEIFDLILLDLGLPDGSGLELLPQLNAQSGGQPTPPVVVFSAQEVGRETVQEVAAVLVKSRTSNQKLLETIQALTKHSNSLSTKN
- a CDS encoding response regulator; its protein translation is MAPPPLNRILMVEDEADIQAVARLALQAIGGFTVEICSSGSEAIEKAPTFASELLLLDVMMPGMNGPSTLKALRDLPQTAATPAIFMTAKVQPSEITQYKAMGALDVIAKPFDPMTLSATINTIWAQYHGYFI